A single genomic interval of Bradyrhizobium sp. CCBAU 53338 harbors:
- the tnpB gene encoding IS66 family insertion sequence element accessory protein TnpB (TnpB, as the term is used for proteins encoded by IS66 family insertion elements, is considered an accessory protein, since TnpC, encoded by a neighboring gene, is a DDE family transposase.), with product MLTPPASLMLYVATQPVDFRKGAEGLALLAKETLGHDPMKGVPVVFRAMRSNRVKIVVWDGSGLVMYWKRLDGSGFKWPHIVAGVMRMNAAQLSVLLAGMDWTRMHAPRDAPPKALA from the coding sequence ATGCTGACGCCGCCCGCGAGCCTCATGCTTTACGTGGCGACGCAACCTGTAGACTTCAGAAAAGGTGCGGAGGGCTTGGCGCTGTTGGCGAAGGAGACGCTGGGCCATGACCCGATGAAGGGTGTGCCGGTGGTGTTCCGTGCGATGCGCTCTAACCGGGTGAAGATCGTCGTCTGGGATGGCAGCGGCCTTGTGATGTACTGGAAGCGGCTCGATGGCAGCGGCTTCAAATGGCCTCACATTGTGGCCGGCGTGATGCGGATGAATGCCGCCCAGCTGTCGGTGCTTCTGGCTGGCATGGATTGGACGCGCATGCATGCGCCTCGCG